The proteins below come from a single Biomphalaria glabrata chromosome 10, xgBioGlab47.1, whole genome shotgun sequence genomic window:
- the LOC106077535 gene encoding toll-like receptor 4 translates to MLASHFFLTLTVTGTVIMSFAPNQQHMKTFSFSDDESDSKNFSRNDDFEEQFDKEEMSELEQEHQESWESVSWSDNEFLEDNTLDENEFYPSLDLNSSLEPVSQGLSLQKQGAKIDVLCPVRFQSRHGKIMDCASLGLTAVPRKPPPDIIKLDLFNNSISTLENDTFCNYMNLTTLFLTKNNLTSLEVGSFNCLTQLKYLYMKYNKLVMKKGTFPPGVFKPLRNLLILKINRNTFSKIWRYDLEYPDTALQDLTKLKSLFMDGLDGKTFGAGFAKMKSLRNLTLAGYSEGYCKLERIKEDCFQNLTQITFLNISDCYIMGRSLKYKTLEPLRNLEVLDLTYNVNIGIQNLTTLLSGLRNSSLKKLFVSSIVTRFSRGIEIDEALVKSLPRSLEYLVAKENCFETIAENVFDSLPENLSYIDLGNNRLLFGKYLKNLSKLGNLEFLQMSRDTFLYDLPSQYPFQAKFHVFDHNSYSLPPNIDSSDPFILKLPPKLTRVEMNTAGLIYFLTNLTVEDNNSLTELSIAKNYFPKAIGPISGLKNLHYLDLSHCSLAVISTTFFQYFPSLNTLKLSYNNLKNLLMQANSNAKIFRNLTKLKYLDLSYNRLTNLSVDIFKDLSNLEKLHLESNQLSEFNLNISHMTKLKVLNLNDSQLPTLPINVRQHIDYLKNVLKIDIFVDMSINPIHCDCQNLDFLQWMVNSKAFDHHFRRYRCEYPDLSSKTIEDGYAETIQILERKCAENYPIFLVVLGATLALVVMVTVGIAYRFRWKIRYLYYAAYLKLKKTDQSDDQHSMYKYDVFLSYSHSDEPFVLKELMPELQSRGLKIHVHGRDFAVGEYIASNIAAAVINSRKTLAILTRGLLSSHWCNYELQMANNESIDTGRPVLVFLIKDPLSIDELGRELLNHIRCNTYTSYPSNEQARSQSYMQMFWDKLAHDLKQ, encoded by the exons ATGTTAGCTTCACACTTCTTTCTGACTCTAACAGTCACAGGGACTGTAATAATGAGCTTTGCACCAAATCAGCAGCACATGAAGACCTTCAGTTTTTCAGATGATGAAAGTGACTCTAAGAACTTCAGTAGAAACGATGACTTCGAAGAACAATTTGACAAGGAAGAGATGTCGGAGCTAGAACAAGAACATCAAGAGTCCTGGGAGAGTGTCTCTTGGAGTGATAATGAATTTTTAGAGGATAATACTCTAGACGAAAATGAATTCTACCCATCATTGGATCTGAATTCTTCCCTAGAGCCTGTCTCTCAAGGACTTAGTCTCCAAAAACAAGGAGCTAAAATCGATGTGCTCTGTCCTGTAAGATTCCAATCACGTCATGGCAAGATAATGGACTGTGCAAGCTTGGGGTTAACTGCTGTGCCACGCAAGCCACCTCCTGACATAATAAAGTTAGATTTATTCAACAATTCAATATCTACTTTAGAGAATGACACTTTCTGTAATTACATGAATTTAACTACGCTTTTCTTGACCAAAAACAATTTAACTAGTCTTGAAGTTGGTTCTTTCAATTGTCTAACTCaattaaaatatctatatatgaAATATAACAAATTGGTAATGAAAAAAGGAACATTTCCTCCCGGAGTATTCAAGCCTTTAAGAAATTTATTGATCTTGAAAATCAATAGAAACACATTCTCGAAAATTTGGCGATATGATTTAGAATATCCGGACACGGCTTTACAGGATTTGACCAAATTAAAGTCTTTATTTATGGATGGGCTCGATGGGAAAACTTTCGGGGCTGGATTTGCCAAAATGAAGTCACTGCGAAATTTAACTCTTGCTGGTTACTCGGAGGGTTACTGCAAACTTGagagaataaaagaagattGCTTTCAAAATTTGACCCAGATAACGTTTCTTAACATCAGTGACTGTTACATTATGGGTCGatctttgaaatataaaactCTAGAGCCTTTGAGAAATCTGGAAGTACTGGATTTAACTTACAATGTGAATATAGGTATTCAAAACCTTACCACCTTATTAAGTGGCCTACGTAATTCCAGTCTCAAAAAACTATTTGTCAGCTCTATAGTGACTCGTTTCTCCAGAGGAATTGAAATAGATGAAGCACTAGTGAAGTCATTGCCACGCTCTCTAGAATATCTGGTCGCTAAAGAGAATTGTTTTGAGACTATCGctgaaaatgtgtttgattcaCTTCCAGAAAACTTAAGCTACATCGATCTGGGGAATAATCGACTATTATTTggtaaatatttgaaaaatctTTCCAAACTTGGAAACTTAGAATTTCTTCAAATGTCTCGAGATACCTTTTTGTATGACTTACCATCGCAATACCCTTTCCAAGCAAAATTCCACGTGTTCGATCACAATTCGTATTCCCTTCCACCAaatatagattctagtgatCCATTCATCTTGAAGCTTCCTCCAAAGTTAACACGTGTTGAAATGAACACTGCAGGATTAATTTATTTCCTAACAAATCTTACAGTAGAAGACAATAATTCATTGACAGAACTGTCTATagctaaaaattattttccaaAAGCTATTGGGCCAATCTCTGGATTAAAAAATCTTCATTACTTAGATCTGAGCCATTGTTCTTTGGCAGTCATTAGCACAacattttttcaatatttcccGTCTTTGAACACGCTCAAACTATCTTACAATAACCTGAAAAACTTATTGATGCAAGCCAATAGTAATGCAAAAATTTTTAGAAATCTGACAAAactgaaatatttagatctttCTTATAATAGATTGACCAATCTGTCTGTTGATATCTTTAAGGATTTGAGCAATTTAGAAAAATTGCATCTGGAAAGTAACCAGCTGTCCGAGTTTAATCTGAACATCTCACACATGACCAAACTCAAAGTTCTCAATCTCAACGACTCTCAGCTCCCAACCCTGCCAATCAATGTTAGACAACACATTGATTACTTAAAGAACGtattaaaaattgatatttttGTAGATATGTCTATAAACCCCATTCACTGCGACTGTCAGAATCTGGATTTCCTACAGTGGATGGTCAATTCAAAGGCATTCGACCACCACTTCCGTCGCTACAGATGTGAGTATCCTGACCTGTCCAGTAAGACAATTGAAGATGGCTACGCCGAAACTATTCAAATTCTGGAAAGAAAGTGTGCAGAAAATTACCCCATCTTTTTAGTTGTTTTAGGTGCAACACTTGCTTTGGTTGTTATGGTAACCGTTGGTATTGCTTACAG GTTTCGCTGGAAGATACGCTACTTGTACTACGCAGCAtacttaaaattgaaaaaaactgACCAGTCAGATGACCAGCATTCAATGTATAAGTATGACGTATTTCTGTCGTATTCACACAGTGATGAGCCGTTTGTTTTAAAGGAGCTTATGCCAG AACTACAGTCACGTGGTTTGAAAATACACGTTCATGGCCGTGACTTCGCAGTAGGAGAATACATCGCATCCAACATTGCAGCGGCTGTCATTAATAGCAGAAAGACTTTAGCTATCCTGACTCGGGGCTTGTTGTCTAGCCACTGGTGCAACTATGAACTACAG ATGGCCAACAATGAATCAATCGATACAGGAAGACCTGTCTTGGTATTTCTAATCAAAGACCCACTCTCCATCGATGAACTAGGACGAGAGTTGCTGAACCACATCCGCTGTAACACCTACACTAGCTACCCTAGCAACGAACAAGCCAGGAGCCAGAGCTACATGCAAATGTTCTGGGACAAACTGGCACATGACCTGAAGCAGTAA